From the Chloroflexus aurantiacus J-10-fl genome, one window contains:
- the nadC gene encoding carboxylating nicotinate-nucleotide diphosphorylase, whose product MELPRHIVDAVVAQALAEDVGGGDLTTLTAIPATVQSSAQVVVREAGVVAGLPVVIAVFRQLDPGVAVQCHVAEGAAVSAGTTLATITGSARSILTGERVALNLLQRLSGIATLTAQYVAAIAGTQAKILDTRKTTPGLRALEKYAVRVGGGYNHRFGLYDGVMLKDNHLAILAAQGIDLAGAIRHVRRQLGPMVRLEVEVESVAAAIVAAEAGADLILLDNMPPDQLRLAVQAVAGRAKTEASGGVTLQTVRAIAETGVDYISVGALTHSVRALDIGLDI is encoded by the coding sequence ATGGAACTTCCCCGTCATATCGTTGACGCCGTGGTCGCGCAGGCGCTGGCCGAAGATGTTGGTGGTGGCGATCTGACCACCTTGACCGCTATTCCGGCGACAGTGCAGAGTTCCGCGCAGGTTGTGGTGCGTGAGGCCGGTGTGGTAGCCGGGCTGCCGGTCGTGATTGCCGTTTTTCGCCAGCTTGATCCTGGCGTCGCCGTGCAATGCCATGTGGCTGAAGGGGCGGCTGTTTCTGCTGGTACGACCCTGGCAACGATTACCGGTTCGGCGCGTAGTATTCTCACCGGTGAACGGGTGGCGCTCAATCTGTTGCAGCGGCTGAGCGGGATTGCCACGCTGACTGCGCAGTACGTTGCCGCAATAGCCGGCACGCAGGCGAAGATTCTCGATACCCGGAAGACAACGCCTGGGCTGCGTGCCCTGGAGAAATACGCTGTACGGGTAGGTGGTGGCTACAATCATCGGTTTGGCCTGTACGATGGGGTGATGTTGAAAGACAACCATCTGGCGATCCTGGCTGCCCAGGGGATCGATCTGGCCGGGGCGATCAGGCACGTGCGCCGGCAGCTTGGGCCAATGGTGCGGCTTGAAGTTGAAGTCGAGAGTGTGGCGGCAGCAATCGTTGCTGCCGAAGCCGGGGCCGATCTGATCTTGCTCGATAACATGCCGCCTGATCAGTTGCGGCTGGCAGTACAGGCTGTTGCTGGGCGCGCCAAAACGGAAGCCAGTGGTGGCGTGACGTTGCAGACCGTGCGCGCGATTGCCGAAACCGGTGTTGATTATATCTCGGTTGGCGCGCTGACCCATTCGGTGCGTGCGCTCGACATCGGTCTCGATATTTGA
- a CDS encoding substrate-binding domain-containing protein — MRNTRAMSQRTRWPTVGVIAGWQFYGTALTMSYLSPIYLGIRQAAQDLQCNLLLACGMGPSLQLNDPSQPAWFTIADGTNFVPVGPWNTHGLIIINPLQRPERSQMVQAIRDAGHPVIFVGSGEPGPTIVANNAGGIYLALQHLIEHGHRQIAFIAGSEHDLEGDTGDRLRAFHSSMARFGLEVDERLIAFGRHVFTGGYTAMRQLLATGVPFTAVLASNDESALGAISALQEAGYRVPDDIAIIGFDDRPEGLLAEPALTSVQIPLFKMGYQALKLMVHHLRERVPLPELVQVPTRLIIRESCGCSQNAVLADALEMTSLHPDISDTTDLRDAVIRSMGDLLSQKSRGFTPEEIDQLCRRLLTAFLESVQAASPDQFRTVLAQMLKQVTSVGDDAHEWQIAISYIRDVLPRLLDPAFHPAALNLLDEARMTISAAMRVQHWHYRHTQHQTNNRIGRLTARLLNALAESDIYDILAQHLPELNLPLLWIGYFEADRDDPVAWCRLRAVTMPQQPVIRIRSRSFPPSQWLTAGQPFQLSLIPLTGIDSEAGFVTFDCSRLDLYGTIVQQISAALNAARLYRAATEGRRLSEEANQLKSRFLSMVSHELQTPLNLIVGMSDLLLRESAEGTQHLPLQVRHDLKRIYDNARHLSRLIGDVLDLTSSDAGQLRLVCDVVDLGQVMRAVADIGQQMAADKHLIWHDAIPAEGPWVWGDRTRLQQIALNLVVNAIKFTNRGSVSLTVTTEADAVTVTVRDTGIGLSPEEQARIFGEFQRTERSIERGYSGIGLGLAICKRLVALHGGTIGVHSSGVEGEGSAFFFRLPTIAAPTVKQRRKSQPVTTRSRVLLLSTGTDERLQHHLEKRGFAVTSLPIDDSAAWVSELLNKSYSAVVLNAVQGDQAWWQAIRVLKANSATRDLPLLCCAMTEQHGTVLEFNYLTKPVELADLARVLDQYWLKSDPVSAGHTILVVDDDPDTLELHARIIQSYSAGHRVLRARSGREALTILQQQPVDLVLLDLMMPEMNGFTLLQMMREDQRLREIPVIVITGRMLSEEDMALLNQGVTTILSKGIFSADETLAHLQAALERRRRLSDQAQMLVRKAMAYIHSHYTHPLTRQDIAHYVGMSEDYLTHCFRQELGTTPVEYLNRYRVLQARHLLAESDKSITNIALEVGFSSSSYFSRVFRKEVGQSPEEYRRLKQSSVR; from the coding sequence ATGCGTAATACCAGAGCAATGTCGCAGCGAACTCGTTGGCCAACTGTCGGAGTGATTGCCGGCTGGCAATTCTACGGCACAGCATTGACCATGAGCTACCTCAGCCCGATCTATCTCGGCATCCGACAGGCAGCCCAAGACCTGCAATGTAATCTGCTCTTAGCGTGCGGCATGGGGCCATCGCTCCAGCTCAACGATCCCTCGCAACCCGCATGGTTCACCATCGCTGATGGTACCAATTTTGTACCGGTTGGGCCATGGAACACCCACGGTCTGATTATCATCAACCCTTTGCAGCGCCCAGAGCGGTCGCAGATGGTGCAGGCCATTCGCGATGCCGGCCATCCGGTGATCTTCGTCGGTTCCGGCGAGCCGGGGCCGACCATTGTTGCCAACAATGCAGGTGGGATTTACCTCGCTCTTCAGCACCTGATCGAACACGGCCATCGTCAGATTGCTTTTATTGCCGGTAGTGAACACGACCTGGAAGGTGATACCGGTGACCGACTGCGGGCATTTCACAGCAGCATGGCCCGGTTCGGGTTAGAGGTTGATGAACGCCTGATCGCCTTTGGGCGTCACGTGTTCACCGGCGGTTACACTGCAATGCGCCAACTGCTGGCTACAGGCGTACCATTCACAGCAGTACTGGCAAGCAATGATGAATCGGCGTTGGGAGCCATTTCGGCGTTACAGGAAGCAGGGTACCGGGTGCCGGACGATATTGCCATCATCGGCTTTGATGACCGCCCAGAAGGCTTGCTGGCAGAACCGGCGCTCACCTCGGTACAGATTCCCCTGTTCAAGATGGGGTATCAGGCACTGAAGCTCATGGTTCATCACTTGCGCGAACGAGTACCCCTGCCGGAACTGGTACAGGTGCCGACTCGTTTGATCATCCGTGAGTCGTGCGGTTGTAGCCAGAATGCGGTGCTGGCCGATGCCCTGGAGATGACATCCCTGCATCCCGACATCTCAGACACGACTGATCTGCGCGATGCGGTGATTCGCTCAATGGGAGATCTGCTCAGTCAGAAATCGCGTGGCTTCACACCCGAAGAGATTGATCAGCTTTGCCGGCGTCTGCTCACAGCGTTTCTTGAGAGTGTGCAGGCGGCCAGCCCTGACCAGTTCCGTACCGTACTCGCTCAGATGCTCAAGCAGGTGACATCGGTCGGTGATGATGCGCACGAGTGGCAGATTGCCATCTCGTACATTCGTGATGTCTTGCCGCGCCTGCTTGATCCGGCGTTCCACCCTGCCGCGCTGAACCTCCTCGATGAGGCTCGTATGACCATCAGTGCAGCGATGCGAGTTCAGCACTGGCATTACCGCCACACCCAACACCAGACCAACAACCGGATCGGTCGCCTCACCGCCCGTTTGCTGAATGCGCTGGCTGAAAGTGACATCTACGACATTCTGGCCCAACATCTGCCCGAATTAAACCTGCCGCTACTCTGGATTGGCTATTTTGAAGCTGATCGCGACGATCCGGTAGCCTGGTGTCGCTTACGAGCGGTGACGATGCCCCAGCAACCGGTTATTCGGATCCGTAGTCGCTCGTTTCCGCCCTCCCAATGGCTGACAGCGGGCCAGCCATTTCAGCTCAGCCTGATTCCGCTGACCGGGATCGATAGTGAGGCCGGTTTTGTCACCTTCGACTGCTCACGCCTCGATCTCTACGGCACCATTGTGCAGCAGATCAGTGCCGCACTGAATGCCGCCCGCCTCTACCGGGCGGCAACTGAAGGGCGCCGCCTGTCCGAAGAGGCAAATCAACTCAAGAGTCGCTTCCTGTCGATGGTGAGTCACGAATTGCAAACACCGCTCAACCTGATTGTTGGCATGAGCGATCTGCTGTTGCGCGAGAGTGCCGAGGGGACGCAACATTTACCGCTACAGGTACGGCACGACCTCAAGCGTATCTACGACAATGCCCGCCATCTTAGCCGGCTGATCGGTGATGTGCTCGATCTGACCAGTAGTGATGCCGGACAGTTGCGTTTGGTGTGCGATGTTGTTGATCTGGGACAGGTGATGCGTGCGGTGGCTGATATTGGACAGCAAATGGCAGCCGACAAGCACCTCATCTGGCACGACGCCATTCCCGCCGAAGGGCCGTGGGTTTGGGGAGATCGCACTCGCTTGCAGCAGATCGCCTTAAATCTGGTCGTCAATGCGATAAAATTCACGAATCGCGGCAGTGTCAGTCTGACAGTGACTACCGAAGCCGATGCAGTGACGGTCACCGTGCGCGATACCGGGATCGGCTTATCACCGGAAGAACAGGCGCGCATTTTTGGTGAATTCCAGCGCACAGAGCGCAGCATTGAACGCGGTTACAGCGGCATCGGCCTGGGGCTGGCGATCTGCAAACGGCTGGTTGCGTTGCACGGCGGCACTATCGGCGTACACTCAAGTGGCGTTGAAGGTGAGGGATCGGCCTTTTTCTTTCGCCTGCCCACGATTGCTGCCCCTACAGTCAAACAACGCCGTAAATCGCAACCGGTTACCACCCGATCACGTGTGCTGCTACTCTCAACCGGTACCGACGAGCGGCTTCAGCATCATTTAGAGAAACGTGGTTTTGCCGTCACCTCACTCCCGATAGATGATAGTGCAGCCTGGGTGAGTGAACTCTTAAACAAAAGCTATAGCGCTGTAGTGCTGAACGCGGTGCAAGGCGATCAGGCATGGTGGCAGGCAATTCGGGTGCTCAAGGCGAATTCGGCGACTCGTGATCTGCCATTGTTGTGTTGTGCGATGACCGAACAACACGGTACAGTGCTTGAGTTTAACTACCTGACCAAGCCGGTTGAACTGGCCGATCTGGCCCGCGTCCTCGATCAATACTGGCTCAAGAGTGATCCTGTATCGGCAGGCCATACCATTCTGGTGGTCGATGATGACCCCGACACGCTTGAACTCCACGCCCGGATCATTCAATCATACAGCGCCGGTCATCGGGTACTACGCGCTCGTTCGGGCCGTGAAGCGCTCACCATCCTTCAACAGCAGCCGGTTGATCTGGTATTGCTGGATTTAATGATGCCGGAAATGAATGGCTTTACCCTGCTGCAAATGATGCGCGAGGATCAACGATTACGCGAAATCCCGGTCATTGTGATTACCGGTCGGATGCTGAGTGAAGAAGATATGGCACTCCTGAACCAGGGCGTCACAACTATCCTCAGCAAAGGCATTTTCAGCGCCGATGAAACTCTCGCCCATTTGCAGGCCGCGCTTGAGCGCCGACGCCGGCTGAGCGATCAGGCGCAGATGCTGGTACGAAAGGCAATGGCGTATATCCATAGCCATTATACCCATCCACTGACCCGGCAAGATATTGCCCATTATGTTGGCATGAGTGAAGACTACCTGACCCACTGTTTTCGGCAGGAACTCGGCACCACCCCGGTAGAGTATCTCAACCGGTATCGGGTCTTGCAGGCCCGCCACCTGCTTGCCGAGAGCGACAAGAGTATCACCAATATCGCCCTGGAAGTAGGCTTTTCGAGTAGTAGCTATTTCAGTCGTGTCTTCCGCAAGGAGGTTGGGCAATCGCCGGAAGAGTATCGGCGCTTGAAACAGAGTAGCGTGCGCTGA
- a CDS encoding NACHT domain-containing protein, protein MRGHPAGILFACALPVVLLFGALNPVVAQQPAPTTTPPPVTAVPTVALPTSTVVLPTSTAVLSTSTATPPTPEPTLTVPEAIDRIISGEKPVETLVTLIAQRPPLLIAGLFVLALFIAAVAAAVKPWRERFFRWVDRRMGGQRIDIEDEVQREEDKKDIEAKRRERQFRAALPTGIANYLEWLQAEYGSTQPLGIATEQVQLRLEAVHVPLRVVERDAIESYRRRMRGEDRQMLERVLSDTENSSGYVFELLSDPDLLAARRASSSDRRRQQVNRGTPTDDAPPPPVTTTRLLLLGDAGSGKTTTLRYAALRLAEAYLKGDASLLADADTGLRLHLRQTPLPIYVRLTLFAATIPPDLQELSPQERQNYAGAPPDLFLNWLDREMAKYCEMPERMLSSLIKKNDGGVLLLLDGLDEAGDDQRRAYLAQVIDNLAHRYAKLRYVVASRTAGYGGRVYLSDFLERHLSPLNEREAQALIHKWFAAVYARLAEIGRRRQDAAADQAARLWSAIERNDRLLEMATNPLLLTVMALLQFNNVKLPDQRAKLYEKLIELLLDLWRKQNVANDTLVMSIAQLATEQRRLEALALSMQQQAQQVREVTLSQAQEWLSPLYVERLKIDREAADERVRDLLHRLAVDSGIIQRRDDMYSFSHYTFQEYLAARALDSLDNRAGAPDSVAFLLDRSGDPRWRETLLLAAGSWSNGQQIAKTERLLRGLLDMHDPENLLLAAAVFVDIGVVEELTTLRDETTTRLRALAALTDDWRRVAHPDPVLRNRAATTLDRLDADSDRPGLDLTKADYWATRIEPGTFSMGDDNGWLDEKPQFDYTIRRPYALARFPVTNRQYLLFIEALAGRGTPEAVAAARKLLQLMEMHKQKPEDFRPHFWPGARYRAGEGNHPVVGITWYAATAFAWWVNEWLHEIGVLTAGEEVRLPTEAEWERAAAYPPVLPGGNTRAGRREYPWGDWDELHPGIPANTSESKIGGTSVVGIFPHGAAACGAEELAGNVFEWCSTPLVRYPFSGEVVSAESLYTGNKRTIRTYVLRGGSWYDGRVNARCASRRDRYPDRPRQLGCASCPSILLSFVLMSF, encoded by the coding sequence ATGAGAGGACATCCTGCCGGCATACTCTTCGCCTGTGCTCTACCGGTTGTACTGTTGTTCGGCGCACTCAACCCGGTTGTGGCGCAGCAGCCCGCGCCGACGACGACACCGCCGCCTGTCACTGCGGTGCCGACCGTGGCGCTGCCGACATCAACGGTGGTGTTGCCTACGTCCACTGCTGTGCTATCCACGTCCACCGCTACGCCGCCCACGCCTGAGCCGACGCTCACTGTGCCGGAGGCCATTGACCGGATCATCAGTGGCGAGAAGCCGGTTGAAACCCTCGTTACCCTGATCGCCCAGCGTCCGCCGCTGCTGATCGCCGGGCTGTTTGTGCTCGCCCTGTTCATCGCCGCTGTCGCCGCCGCTGTCAAGCCCTGGCGCGAGCGTTTCTTCCGCTGGGTTGATCGGAGGATGGGTGGCCAGCGGATTGACATTGAGGATGAAGTGCAGCGCGAAGAGGATAAGAAGGATATCGAAGCCAAGCGGCGAGAGAGACAATTCCGGGCGGCGTTGCCGACCGGCATCGCAAACTATCTTGAATGGCTCCAGGCAGAATACGGCTCCACGCAGCCGCTCGGTATTGCCACCGAGCAGGTGCAACTCAGGCTTGAAGCTGTTCACGTGCCGCTGCGGGTCGTCGAGCGCGATGCGATTGAGTCCTACCGCAGGCGTATGCGTGGTGAAGATCGGCAGATGTTAGAGAGAGTGTTGTCCGACACGGAGAACAGCAGTGGCTATGTGTTTGAGCTGCTGAGCGATCCGGATCTGCTGGCGGCACGTCGGGCGTCTTCGAGCGACCGGCGGCGACAACAGGTGAATCGCGGCACGCCAACCGATGATGCGCCTCCGCCACCTGTGACCACAACGCGCTTGTTGCTGCTCGGCGATGCGGGAAGCGGTAAAACAACGACCTTGCGCTATGCCGCACTCCGCCTTGCTGAGGCGTATCTTAAGGGTGATGCCTCACTGCTGGCAGACGCCGATACCGGTCTGCGCCTCCATCTCCGGCAGACGCCACTGCCAATCTATGTTCGGCTGACGCTCTTTGCCGCAACCATTCCACCAGATCTGCAAGAACTGTCGCCGCAAGAGCGGCAAAACTATGCCGGTGCGCCGCCCGACCTCTTCCTCAACTGGCTGGATCGCGAGATGGCGAAGTATTGTGAGATGCCGGAACGCATGCTTTCGTCACTGATCAAGAAGAACGACGGGGGTGTTCTGCTCCTACTCGATGGGCTGGATGAGGCGGGCGATGATCAGCGCCGCGCGTATCTCGCGCAGGTGATCGACAATCTCGCACACCGGTATGCGAAGTTGCGCTATGTCGTTGCAAGTCGAACCGCAGGCTATGGCGGGCGAGTCTACCTCTCCGATTTCCTTGAACGGCACCTCAGTCCGCTGAATGAGCGGGAGGCTCAAGCGCTGATCCACAAGTGGTTCGCTGCCGTTTATGCGCGCCTGGCAGAGATCGGGCGCCGTCGCCAGGACGCTGCCGCAGATCAGGCCGCCCGGCTCTGGAGTGCCATCGAGCGTAATGATCGCCTCTTAGAAATGGCGACGAACCCGCTCCTGCTGACGGTGATGGCGCTGCTCCAGTTCAATAACGTGAAGCTGCCCGACCAGCGTGCGAAGCTGTACGAGAAGCTGATCGAGCTGCTCCTCGACCTCTGGCGTAAGCAGAATGTTGCCAACGACACGCTGGTGATGAGCATTGCGCAACTGGCAACCGAGCAACGCCGTCTGGAGGCGCTTGCCCTCTCGATGCAGCAACAGGCGCAGCAGGTACGCGAGGTGACGCTCAGTCAGGCGCAGGAATGGCTCAGTCCACTCTATGTCGAACGACTGAAGATCGACCGCGAGGCTGCCGATGAGCGGGTGCGCGATCTGCTCCACCGCCTTGCCGTAGACAGCGGCATCATCCAGCGCCGCGATGACATGTACTCCTTCTCGCACTACACGTTTCAGGAGTACCTGGCGGCGCGGGCGCTCGACAGCCTCGACAACCGTGCCGGGGCACCGGATAGTGTGGCATTTCTCCTGGATCGTAGTGGCGATCCGCGCTGGCGCGAGACCCTGCTGCTGGCTGCCGGCTCCTGGAGCAATGGTCAGCAGATCGCCAAGACGGAGCGGCTTCTGCGCGGGCTGCTCGATATGCACGATCCTGAAAACCTACTGCTTGCTGCCGCCGTGTTTGTCGATATCGGGGTGGTCGAGGAGCTGACCACCCTGCGTGATGAGACCACCACCCGCCTCCGCGCCCTCGCTGCGCTCACCGATGACTGGCGGAGGGTCGCCCACCCCGATCCGGTGCTGCGCAACCGCGCCGCGACCACGCTCGACCGGCTCGATGCCGATAGCGACCGCCCCGGCCTCGACCTGACGAAGGCCGATTACTGGGCGACCCGCATCGAGCCGGGTACGTTCAGTATGGGTGATGACAATGGATGGCTCGACGAAAAGCCGCAGTTCGACTACACCATCCGCCGGCCCTACGCCCTGGCCCGCTTCCCGGTGACCAACCGCCAGTACCTGCTGTTTATCGAGGCGCTGGCCGGGCGCGGCACGCCTGAGGCCGTTGCCGCGGCGCGGAAGCTCTTGCAGTTGATGGAGATGCATAAGCAAAAGCCGGAGGATTTTCGCCCGCACTTCTGGCCAGGCGCACGTTACCGGGCCGGCGAGGGCAACCACCCGGTGGTTGGCATCACCTGGTACGCCGCCACCGCCTTCGCCTGGTGGGTCAACGAATGGCTGCACGAGATCGGTGTGCTGACGGCAGGCGAGGAGGTGCGTCTGCCCACCGAGGCCGAATGGGAGCGGGCCGCAGCCTACCCGCCGGTCCTGCCGGGTGGCAACACGCGCGCCGGACGGCGCGAGTACCCCTGGGGCGATTGGGATGAGCTTCACCCTGGCATTCCGGCCAATACATCCGAGAGCAAGATCGGCGGCACCTCGGTGGTGGGCATCTTCCCCCACGGTGCGGCGGCCTGCGGAGCCGAGGAGCTGGCCGGCAACGTCTTTGAGTGGTGCAGCACACCGCTGGTGCGTTATCCATTCTCAGGTGAGGTGGTGAGCGCAGAAAGTCTTTACACAGGGAACAAACGTACTATTAGAACATACGTGCTGCGCGGCGGCTCTTGGTACGACGGTCGTGTCAACGCCCGTTGCGCTTCCCGCCGCGACCGCTATCCCGACCGGCCTCGTCAATTGGGGTGTGCGTCTTGCCCGTCTATTCTCCTTTCCTTCGTCTTAATGTCTTTTTGA
- a CDS encoding NHL repeat-containing protein, translating into MLLRLVTVILLTGMMVACSAPPAPTPTPVPPAPTPILLEQDVTFAEFGLRLRLPAGWQSRLEANTLRIAATATALDATVIDAPLLLIDTTTVPAFTAQYGTANPETVFELASSAIQSSGYTIAPTQPIRLGNAQGLQADVSGTSGRGRLLVLVDDTRIVRILAQAAGDQWEREAATIDQIFASIELLPLAIPTPTPLALAAQPQIVRTGPPGFVLRLGGRSGPANSRFIAARGLAAAPDGTIYLAESGRGVWVFAPDGTLRTTFGADDLLDAYDVALSPNGDLYVADYGRNAIVRFSATGDLIGRWGGHGDAPDQFGLSAPQRIAVGSDGSVYAIDTRPGPDGLAVSSIVRFSADGRLIERITLPADLAPADLVVDQSGVLYLAESFAGAIVKLAPDGSVLARFGDPADPTLLAGPVLDLDRAGYLYLATYAGTILRLAPDGTIVARGGAPATPGSIPNPGEISLPNGIVAAPGGVVWISDNSGEYSAISAFRLQTDEAAMATALALAPTAAAPTGDIIRQWASAATASSFYAPDYDPAGAVGPPDVTECQDSPNAWAPATPGSRETLTVTFADPVFATGLIIHQNHQPGYITLVEVIDEQGTARVVYRADPAPAPECPFIQSITFEQTLTRIVSARITIDQRDGSWSEIDAVALLGVP; encoded by the coding sequence ATGCTTCTTCGTCTCGTGACCGTTATTTTGCTAACCGGAATGATGGTGGCCTGTTCAGCACCACCGGCCCCAACGCCCACCCCCGTTCCGCCGGCCCCAACGCCGATCCTGCTTGAACAGGATGTAACCTTTGCCGAATTCGGGTTGCGTTTACGCCTGCCGGCAGGCTGGCAGAGTCGGTTAGAAGCCAACACGCTGCGGATTGCCGCGACGGCAACCGCCCTCGATGCAACGGTGATTGACGCCCCGCTGTTGTTGATCGACACCACAACAGTCCCGGCGTTTACGGCGCAATATGGCACGGCCAATCCCGAAACCGTCTTCGAGCTGGCCAGCAGTGCAATCCAATCGTCTGGGTATACGATTGCACCGACACAACCAATCCGCCTGGGCAACGCTCAGGGATTGCAGGCCGATGTCAGTGGTACCAGTGGCCGCGGACGCCTGCTGGTGCTGGTTGATGACACTCGCATCGTGCGGATTCTGGCCCAGGCCGCCGGCGATCAGTGGGAGCGCGAAGCAGCAACTATCGATCAGATATTCGCAAGTATTGAACTCTTGCCGCTGGCTATCCCGACGCCAACCCCACTCGCCCTGGCCGCCCAGCCGCAGATCGTCCGTACAGGGCCACCCGGCTTCGTGTTACGGCTCGGTGGCCGCAGCGGCCCGGCGAATAGCCGCTTTATCGCGGCCCGTGGCCTGGCCGCAGCGCCCGATGGCACGATTTACCTTGCCGAAAGTGGGCGCGGTGTGTGGGTCTTCGCACCTGACGGCACGCTACGCACCACTTTCGGCGCCGATGATCTGCTCGACGCCTACGATGTCGCCCTTAGCCCAAACGGCGATCTCTACGTCGCCGATTACGGGCGCAATGCTATCGTGCGCTTCAGCGCGACAGGCGATCTGATCGGGCGTTGGGGTGGACATGGCGATGCGCCCGACCAGTTTGGGCTATCGGCACCGCAACGCATTGCGGTTGGGAGTGATGGTAGCGTCTATGCAATCGACACCCGACCTGGCCCCGATGGACTGGCCGTCAGCAGTATTGTACGTTTCAGTGCTGATGGTCGATTGATTGAACGGATCACGCTTCCGGCTGATCTGGCGCCCGCCGATCTGGTGGTTGATCAAAGCGGTGTGCTGTACCTGGCAGAGAGTTTTGCCGGCGCGATTGTCAAACTGGCTCCCGATGGCAGTGTGCTGGCGCGCTTTGGCGACCCGGCTGATCCAACCCTGCTGGCGGGGCCGGTTCTCGACCTTGATCGTGCCGGCTATCTCTACCTTGCCACCTATGCCGGTACCATTCTCCGGCTGGCTCCCGATGGCACAATTGTGGCCCGTGGCGGGGCACCGGCTACACCCGGCAGCATTCCCAACCCCGGCGAGATCAGTCTGCCCAACGGGATCGTTGCTGCACCGGGTGGCGTGGTCTGGATCAGCGATAACAGTGGCGAATACAGCGCGATCTCAGCCTTCCGCTTGCAGACCGACGAGGCAGCCATGGCAACCGCGCTGGCCCTGGCACCGACAGCAGCCGCCCCAACCGGTGACATCATCCGGCAGTGGGCAAGCGCAGCCACTGCCAGCAGCTTCTACGCACCTGACTATGATCCAGCCGGTGCCGTTGGCCCGCCTGATGTCACGGAATGTCAGGACAGCCCCAATGCCTGGGCACCGGCAACTCCCGGCAGTCGTGAGACGTTGACGGTCACGTTCGCCGATCCGGTCTTTGCTACCGGCCTGATCATTCACCAGAATCACCAACCCGGCTACATCACGCTAGTCGAAGTGATTGATGAACAGGGGACAGCGCGCGTCGTCTACCGGGCCGATCCGGCACCGGCCCCCGAATGCCCATTTATTCAGAGTATCACCTTTGAACAAACCCTGACCCGAATTGTCAGTGCGCGTATCACCATCGATCAGCGTGATGGAAGCTGGAGCGAGATCGACGCTGTCGCCCTGCTGGGTGTGCCATAA
- a CDS encoding glycosyltransferase family 4 protein, protein MNGSALYNIGFVLEQALGHVTHAKNLQANISNDPDVRPHWALIPFETHGLAARIPLYKSNWTVRAGLRARRSLRRLTRHTTLDALFFHTQVPAVLAADWLQRYPGIVSLDATPLQYDQLGPYYQHDPGPPWLERIKWQLNRRCFQLARHLVTWSQWAKDGLIEGYGVPADKITVIPPGVNVHEWQRPTPRTRHEGPVKILFVGANLERKGGLLLIEAFRALRPLGVELHLVTKDQVPDEPGVFVYHGMQPNSAPLKALYHQADIFALPTFGDCLPMVLSEAAAAGLPAVTTRVAAIPEIVRDGETGLLIPAGDLNALTEALRRLITRPDERLRFGERATIHVSRMYDARHNAGRLLDLIKGEVDLARMQERIPA, encoded by the coding sequence ATGAACGGTTCAGCGCTCTACAACATCGGCTTTGTGCTCGAACAGGCCCTGGGGCATGTGACTCACGCCAAAAACTTGCAGGCGAATATCAGCAATGATCCTGATGTCCGACCGCATTGGGCACTCATTCCGTTTGAGACTCATGGTCTGGCAGCGCGTATACCGCTCTACAAAAGTAACTGGACGGTACGTGCCGGTTTGCGGGCGCGCCGCTCATTGCGCCGATTGACCAGACACACGACCCTTGATGCGCTCTTTTTTCATACGCAGGTGCCGGCTGTGCTGGCCGCCGATTGGTTGCAGCGCTACCCCGGCATCGTCTCGCTCGATGCCACTCCGTTACAGTACGATCAGCTCGGCCCGTACTATCAGCATGATCCAGGCCCGCCCTGGCTGGAACGGATTAAATGGCAGCTCAACCGACGTTGCTTTCAACTGGCCCGCCATCTGGTCACCTGGAGCCAGTGGGCGAAAGATGGCCTGATCGAGGGCTACGGTGTGCCGGCAGATAAGATTACCGTCATCCCGCCCGGTGTGAATGTGCATGAATGGCAACGCCCGACGCCGCGTACCCGCCACGAGGGGCCGGTAAAAATTCTGTTTGTGGGAGCCAATCTCGAACGCAAAGGGGGGCTGCTGCTGATCGAAGCCTTCCGGGCACTGCGCCCGCTCGGTGTTGAACTGCATCTGGTGACCAAAGACCAGGTGCCGGACGAGCCGGGGGTGTTTGTCTATCACGGGATGCAGCCGAACAGTGCCCCACTGAAGGCGCTCTACCACCAGGCCGATATTTTTGCCTTGCCAACGTTCGGCGACTGTCTGCCAATGGTGCTTTCGGAAGCGGCGGCAGCCGGTTTGCCGGCGGTGACGACCCGTGTCGCGGCTATTCCCGAAATTGTCCGTGATGGTGAGACAGGCTTATTGATCCCGGCTGGCGATCTGAACGCGCTCACCGAGGCCCTGCGTCGCCTGATCACCCGTCCCGACGAGCGATTGCGGTTCGGCGAGCGGGCAACGATCCACGTGTCACGTATGTATGATGCCCGCCATAATGCCGGGCGACTGTTGGATTTGATCAAGGGTGAGGTCGATCTGGCCCGTATGCAAGAGAGGATTCCGGCGTGA